A genomic stretch from Microtus pennsylvanicus isolate mMicPen1 chromosome 9, mMicPen1.hap1, whole genome shotgun sequence includes:
- the LOC142857880 gene encoding uncharacterized protein LOC142857880 isoform X2 produces the protein MEETFRNLAAVGKTQEDQHIDNDHRYSRRNQRNEDVERLLEHNKDSECEDIFRQIPNTIVNRKISHRTMICESHVYEDNMLIGHSSLNVSMPLQTTHKPHQYELCGERLFKIGECEKAFIYPECFLKRDDIDTEQSSYEFNQCEKIFKSNGCIQIRVNNETREEICMDKQHYNAFTYPDFLQYVEKIHTGKKPYVCKQCGKTFSFLSNIRRHERTHTGEKPYKCNICDKTFTCLTNFQEHERTHTGEKPYLCTQCGKSFSFLSNIRRHERTHTGEKPYRCNLCGKTFSYLTNFQDHERTHTGEKPYVCTQCGKAFTYYYSFQTHKRCHTGEKPYVCKQCGKAFSYYNSIQTHKRCHTGEKPYVCKLCDKAFTTLSSLRYHERIHSGEKPHVCLQCGKGFNSSSTLRIHERTHTGEKPYKCKQCGKVFSVDSSLRYHERIHSGEKPYVCKQCGKAFTRHTSLRCHERIHCGEKPYVCKQCGKGFISSSNFRKHESTHSGEKLCVCKQCGKAFTDHSSLRRHERIHSGEKPYVCKHCGKGFSSLSGCQRHEQIHTGEKPYVCKNCGKAFTNPSALRNHERIHSGEKPYVCEQCGKGFISFSKFRIHERIHTGEKPYKCKLCVKAFTGHSSLRRHERIHSGEKPFVCKQCGKSFYTLSDCQRHEQIHTGEKPYICKQCGKAFTRSSSLKIHEKTHTRRKS, from the coding sequence aaatgaAGATGTAGAAAGACTGTTGGAACATAACAAAGATAGTGAATGTGAAGATATCTTCAGACAGATTCCCAACACCATTGTGAACAGGAAAATTTCTCATAGAACAATGATTTGTGAAAGTCATGTGTATGAAGACAACATGCTCATTGGTCATTCATCTCTTAATGTGTCTATGCCTCTTCAGACTACACACAAACCTCATCAATATGAGCTATGTGGAGAGAGACTCTTTAAGATTGGGGAATGTGAGAAAGCCTTCATTTATCCAGAATGCTTTCTGAAGCGTGATGACATTGACACTGAACAGAGCTCCTATGAATTTAACCAGTGTGAGAAAATCTTCAAAAGTAATGGCTGCATTCAAATACGTGTGAATAATGAAACTAGAGAAGAAATATGTATGGATAAGCAGCATTATAATGCCTTTACTTATCCTGATTTTCTTCAGTATGTTGAAAAGATCCACactggaaagaaaccctatgTATGTAAACAATGTgggaaaaccttttcttttttgagtaacATTAGAAGACATGAACgaactcacactggagagaagccataCAAATGTAATATATGTGATAAAACCTTCACTTGTTTAACTAACTTTCAAGAACATGAAAgaactcacactggagagaaaccctatttaTGTACACAATGTGggaaatccttttcttttctgagtaaCATTCGAAGACATGAACGtactcatactggagagaaaccatacagATGCAATCTATGTGGTAAGACTTTCAGTTACTTGACTAACTTTCAAGACCATGAAAGAACtcacactggagaaaaacctTATGTGTGTACACAATGTGGGAAGGCTTTTACTTACTACTATTCTTTTCAGACACATAAACGAtgtcacactggagagaaaccctatgtctgtaagcagtgtgggaaagccttcagttATTACAATTCTATTCAGACACATAAACGATGtcacactggagaaaagccctATGTATGCAAACTGTGTGATAAAGCCTTTACTACTCTCAGTTCTCTTCGATATCACGAGAGGATTCACAGTGGTGAGAAGCCCCATGTATGTTTGCAATGTGGAAAAGGTTTCAATTCTTCTAGTACCCTTCGAATACATGAAAGgactcacactggagagaaaccctataaatgtaagcAGTGTGGGAAAGTCTTTAGTGTTGACAGTTCCCTTCGATACCATGAGAGGATTCATAGTGGGGAGAAACCCTATGTATGTAAGcagtgtggaaaagccttcacTCGGCACACCTCCCTTCGATGCCATGAAAGGATTCACTGTGGGGAAAAACCCTATGTATGTAAGCAGTGtgggaaaggttttatttcttccAGTAACTTCCGAAAACATGAATCAACTCATTCTGGGGAGAAACTCTGTGTATGTAaacaatgtggtaaagcctttaccGATCATAGTTCACTTCGAagacatgaaagaattcacaGTGGGGAAAAACCCTATGTATGTAAGCATTGTGGAAAaggtttctcttctttgagtgGTTGTCAAAGACATGAACAAATTCACACTGGTGAGAAACCCTATGTCTGTAAGaattgtgggaaagccttcactaaTCCCAGTGCCCTTCGAAATCATGAAAGGATTCACAGTGGTGAAAAGCCCTATGTATGTGAGCAGTGCGGGaagggttttatttcttttagcaaGTTTAGAATACATGAacgaattcatactggagagaaaccatataaGTGTAAATTATGTGTGAAAGCCTTTACTGGTCATAGTTCCCTTCGACGTCATGAAAGGATTCATAGTGGAGAGAAACCTTTTGTGTGTAAACAGTGTGGGAAATCCTTTTATACTTTAAGTGATTGTCAAAGACATGAACAAATTCACACTGGCGAGAAACCTTACATTTGCAAgcaatgtgggaaagcctttacTCGTTCCAGCTCCCTTAAAATACATGAGAAGACTCACACTAGAAGGAAATCCTAA
- the LOC142857880 gene encoding uncharacterized protein LOC142857880 isoform X1, with amino-acid sequence MGSVTFEDVAVNFTVEEWALLDPSQKKLHRDVMEETFRNLAAVGKTQEDQHIDNDHRYSRRNQRNEDVERLLEHNKDSECEDIFRQIPNTIVNRKISHRTMICESHVYEDNMLIGHSSLNVSMPLQTTHKPHQYELCGERLFKIGECEKAFIYPECFLKRDDIDTEQSSYEFNQCEKIFKSNGCIQIRVNNETREEICMDKQHYNAFTYPDFLQYVEKIHTGKKPYVCKQCGKTFSFLSNIRRHERTHTGEKPYKCNICDKTFTCLTNFQEHERTHTGEKPYLCTQCGKSFSFLSNIRRHERTHTGEKPYRCNLCGKTFSYLTNFQDHERTHTGEKPYVCTQCGKAFTYYYSFQTHKRCHTGEKPYVCKQCGKAFSYYNSIQTHKRCHTGEKPYVCKLCDKAFTTLSSLRYHERIHSGEKPHVCLQCGKGFNSSSTLRIHERTHTGEKPYKCKQCGKVFSVDSSLRYHERIHSGEKPYVCKQCGKAFTRHTSLRCHERIHCGEKPYVCKQCGKGFISSSNFRKHESTHSGEKLCVCKQCGKAFTDHSSLRRHERIHSGEKPYVCKHCGKGFSSLSGCQRHEQIHTGEKPYVCKNCGKAFTNPSALRNHERIHSGEKPYVCEQCGKGFISFSKFRIHERIHTGEKPYKCKLCVKAFTGHSSLRRHERIHSGEKPFVCKQCGKSFYTLSDCQRHEQIHTGEKPYICKQCGKAFTRSSSLKIHEKTHTRRKS; translated from the coding sequence aaatgaAGATGTAGAAAGACTGTTGGAACATAACAAAGATAGTGAATGTGAAGATATCTTCAGACAGATTCCCAACACCATTGTGAACAGGAAAATTTCTCATAGAACAATGATTTGTGAAAGTCATGTGTATGAAGACAACATGCTCATTGGTCATTCATCTCTTAATGTGTCTATGCCTCTTCAGACTACACACAAACCTCATCAATATGAGCTATGTGGAGAGAGACTCTTTAAGATTGGGGAATGTGAGAAAGCCTTCATTTATCCAGAATGCTTTCTGAAGCGTGATGACATTGACACTGAACAGAGCTCCTATGAATTTAACCAGTGTGAGAAAATCTTCAAAAGTAATGGCTGCATTCAAATACGTGTGAATAATGAAACTAGAGAAGAAATATGTATGGATAAGCAGCATTATAATGCCTTTACTTATCCTGATTTTCTTCAGTATGTTGAAAAGATCCACactggaaagaaaccctatgTATGTAAACAATGTgggaaaaccttttcttttttgagtaacATTAGAAGACATGAACgaactcacactggagagaagccataCAAATGTAATATATGTGATAAAACCTTCACTTGTTTAACTAACTTTCAAGAACATGAAAgaactcacactggagagaaaccctatttaTGTACACAATGTGggaaatccttttcttttctgagtaaCATTCGAAGACATGAACGtactcatactggagagaaaccatacagATGCAATCTATGTGGTAAGACTTTCAGTTACTTGACTAACTTTCAAGACCATGAAAGAACtcacactggagaaaaacctTATGTGTGTACACAATGTGGGAAGGCTTTTACTTACTACTATTCTTTTCAGACACATAAACGAtgtcacactggagagaaaccctatgtctgtaagcagtgtgggaaagccttcagttATTACAATTCTATTCAGACACATAAACGATGtcacactggagaaaagccctATGTATGCAAACTGTGTGATAAAGCCTTTACTACTCTCAGTTCTCTTCGATATCACGAGAGGATTCACAGTGGTGAGAAGCCCCATGTATGTTTGCAATGTGGAAAAGGTTTCAATTCTTCTAGTACCCTTCGAATACATGAAAGgactcacactggagagaaaccctataaatgtaagcAGTGTGGGAAAGTCTTTAGTGTTGACAGTTCCCTTCGATACCATGAGAGGATTCATAGTGGGGAGAAACCCTATGTATGTAAGcagtgtggaaaagccttcacTCGGCACACCTCCCTTCGATGCCATGAAAGGATTCACTGTGGGGAAAAACCCTATGTATGTAAGCAGTGtgggaaaggttttatttcttccAGTAACTTCCGAAAACATGAATCAACTCATTCTGGGGAGAAACTCTGTGTATGTAaacaatgtggtaaagcctttaccGATCATAGTTCACTTCGAagacatgaaagaattcacaGTGGGGAAAAACCCTATGTATGTAAGCATTGTGGAAAaggtttctcttctttgagtgGTTGTCAAAGACATGAACAAATTCACACTGGTGAGAAACCCTATGTCTGTAAGaattgtgggaaagccttcactaaTCCCAGTGCCCTTCGAAATCATGAAAGGATTCACAGTGGTGAAAAGCCCTATGTATGTGAGCAGTGCGGGaagggttttatttcttttagcaaGTTTAGAATACATGAacgaattcatactggagagaaaccatataaGTGTAAATTATGTGTGAAAGCCTTTACTGGTCATAGTTCCCTTCGACGTCATGAAAGGATTCATAGTGGAGAGAAACCTTTTGTGTGTAAACAGTGTGGGAAATCCTTTTATACTTTAAGTGATTGTCAAAGACATGAACAAATTCACACTGGCGAGAAACCTTACATTTGCAAgcaatgtgggaaagcctttacTCGTTCCAGCTCCCTTAAAATACATGAGAAGACTCACACTAGAAGGAAATCCTAA